From the genome of Flavobacterium luteolum, one region includes:
- a CDS encoding DUF262 domain-containing protein, which yields MIDNKDIKNEEFDFEGEQTLHIDSVEDDQNDEDVYPYKNINIARDTLSAFQLYRKYKNGIIKLDPEFQREGVWNPKQKSELIESIIIGIPLPILYIKENKDGNWILIDGRQRLSTIFDFMDNHFSLSNLSILKEFNGRKFSEELEKSIIPQSKHKDFIDSNIRGKIEDVNLVLHIIKEPTPERLTYDLFDRVNRGGTRLNNQEMRNAIYQGSSTKFLKALSKIDTFKLVTSNIPTTRMKDRYLVLRTIAFYLWKKKISNENGISIEYRSDLEDFLAKTMKFLNKYAFDIETLENDKYSISKIEEKIIDDSELYRKVLKSFNKAMENANRLFGDDCFRLPKDGKIRRPINMALFEVIVYFFIELEEEFKSKEKEIKEEYKNLINNSKFRNSNKEDDNFVKSLTYTVDSNKAVQRRFDIVEESIKLIKLY from the coding sequence ATGATAGATAATAAAGACATAAAAAACGAAGAATTTGATTTTGAAGGAGAACAGACCTTACACATCGATTCAGTAGAAGATGATCAAAATGATGAAGATGTTTATCCTTATAAAAATATAAACATAGCACGAGATACTCTCTCTGCATTTCAACTGTACCGAAAATACAAAAATGGCATAATAAAACTTGATCCAGAATTTCAGAGAGAGGGAGTTTGGAATCCAAAACAAAAATCTGAACTTATTGAATCAATAATAATCGGAATCCCTTTACCCATCTTATATATAAAGGAGAATAAAGATGGAAACTGGATTTTAATTGATGGGAGACAACGTCTTTCAACAATTTTTGATTTTATGGATAATCATTTTTCACTTTCAAATTTATCAATACTGAAAGAGTTTAATGGTAGGAAATTTAGCGAGGAATTAGAAAAAAGTATTATACCTCAAAGTAAACATAAAGATTTCATCGACTCAAACATTAGAGGAAAAATTGAAGATGTAAATCTTGTTTTGCATATTATCAAAGAGCCAACTCCTGAAAGACTAACATACGACTTATTTGATAGAGTTAACAGAGGAGGAACTCGTCTCAATAATCAAGAAATGCGAAATGCAATTTATCAGGGAAGCTCAACTAAATTTCTTAAAGCATTAAGCAAAATAGACACATTCAAACTTGTTACATCAAATATTCCTACAACACGAATGAAAGATCGATATCTTGTTTTAAGAACTATTGCTTTTTATTTGTGGAAGAAAAAAATTTCTAATGAAAATGGCATTTCAATTGAATATCGAAGTGACTTGGAAGACTTTCTAGCAAAAACTATGAAATTTTTAAATAAGTATGCCTTCGATATTGAAACTTTAGAAAATGATAAGTATTCAATTTCTAAAATTGAAGAAAAAATCATTGATGATAGTGAATTATACCGAAAAGTTTTAAAATCCTTTAATAAAGCAATGGAAAATGCAAATAGATTATTTGGTGATGATTGTTTTAGATTACCCAAAGATGGTAAAATTAGAAGACCAATTAATATGGCACTTTTTGAAGTTATAGTTTACTTCTTTATTGAACTCGAAGAAGAATTTAAATCTAAAGAAAAAGAAATAAAAGAAGAATATAAAAATTTAATTAATAATTCAAAATTTAGAAACTCTAATAAAGAAGATGACAATTTCGTAAAAAGTTTAACATATACTGTAGACAGCAATAAAGCTGTCCAAAGAAGATTTGATATTGTTGAGGAATCTATTAAACTAATAAAATTGTACTAA
- a CDS encoding AAA family ATPase translates to MINKLIIDNFKCFDNIDINLKKLNVFCGTNSSGKSSAIQSLLLIDNFLTNDYSLNSQWLNLGQFEEIRNFIIRRESVSIGIKQFEEEYKFDITETEIKTSLSNKYQPIYYISANRVGPKDFYHKIASNKNFIGENAEYLIDYFYKNSRNLVDEERIINNDSNTLDFHVNYWLAKILNVTISLDNITSGNIVTANYSYNGNKNVRPYHVGAGISYIIGILILCLSIEKGKTVILENPEIHLHPKAQSELASFLAFISKAGVQIILETHSDHIFNGVRKAVHKNILNNNDVSIYFFEMDENNLSNNIQVELNENGRIINVRENLFDQFDNDLDELLNLV, encoded by the coding sequence ATGATAAATAAACTAATAATTGATAACTTCAAATGTTTCGACAATATTGATATAAATTTAAAAAAGCTTAATGTCTTTTGTGGAACTAATTCATCAGGAAAATCTTCTGCAATTCAGTCTCTCCTTCTGATAGATAATTTTTTAACAAATGACTATTCACTAAATAGTCAATGGTTAAATCTAGGGCAATTTGAAGAGATAAGAAATTTTATAATTCGAAGAGAATCTGTATCTATTGGAATAAAGCAATTTGAAGAAGAATATAAATTCGACATAACCGAAACTGAAATAAAAACCTCATTATCAAACAAATACCAACCAATTTACTATATTTCTGCTAATCGAGTTGGCCCTAAAGATTTTTATCATAAAATAGCCTCAAATAAAAATTTCATAGGTGAAAATGCAGAGTATCTAATTGATTATTTCTATAAGAACTCTAGAAATTTAGTGGATGAAGAAAGAATAATCAATAACGATAGTAATACTTTAGATTTTCACGTAAATTATTGGTTAGCTAAAATTTTGAATGTAACAATTTCATTAGACAATATTACATCTGGTAATATTGTTACTGCCAATTATTCTTATAATGGCAATAAAAATGTTCGTCCATATCATGTTGGAGCTGGAATTAGCTACATAATAGGAATATTAATTCTGTGTTTAAGCATAGAAAAAGGAAAAACAGTTATACTTGAAAATCCAGAAATCCATCTTCATCCGAAAGCACAATCTGAATTGGCATCTTTCTTAGCATTCATTTCAAAAGCAGGTGTGCAAATAATTTTAGAAACCCATTCTGATCATATATTCAATGGTGTTCGAAAAGCGGTTCATAAAAATATATTAAATAATAATGATGTTAGTATATATTTCTTTGAAATGGATGAAAATAACTTATCAAATAACATTCAAGTAGAATTAAACGAAAACGGAAGAATTATTAATGTAAGAGAAAATCTTTTCGATCAATTTGATAATGATCTTGATGAATTACTAAATTTAGTTTAA